Proteins encoded within one genomic window of Rhodobacter xanthinilyticus:
- a CDS encoding antitoxin of toxin-antitoxin stability system: protein MPEIICTTVYQFPELSDAAKEKARCWYRDLGPHDDWWDAVYEDFERVCEILGISLKTTPVRLMGGGMRQKPCIWFSGFWSQGDGACFEGYWSHAKGAAARIRDYAPTDATLHGIADRLQAIQRRNFYQLAAEASHRGRYYHEYTMSVDITRDSATWQPPTEDAEEVVTEALRDLARWLYRQLEAEYDQLTSDQAIEEGIIVNAYTFTEGGRRFG, encoded by the coding sequence ATGCCTGAGATCATCTGCACCACTGTCTACCAGTTCCCCGAGCTCTCGGATGCGGCCAAAGAGAAGGCCCGCTGCTGGTATCGCGACCTCGGGCCCCACGACGACTGGTGGGACGCGGTCTATGAAGATTTCGAGCGGGTCTGCGAGATACTCGGCATCAGCCTGAAGACCACGCCCGTCCGCCTGATGGGCGGCGGGATGCGCCAAAAGCCCTGCATCTGGTTCTCCGGGTTCTGGAGTCAGGGCGACGGGGCCTGTTTCGAAGGATACTGGTCCCACGCCAAGGGCGCGGCCGCTCGCATTCGGGACTACGCGCCCACGGACGCGACGTTGCACGGCATCGCCGACCGGCTGCAGGCCATCCAGCGGCGGAACTTCTACCAGCTCGCCGCCGAGGCCAGCCACCGTGGTCGCTACTACCATGAATACACCATGTCGGTGGACATCACGCGGGACAGCGCGACCTGGCAGCCGCCGACTGAGGACGCGGAAGAAGTCGTGACCGAGGCGCTACGTGATCTGGCCCGCTGGCTCTACCGCCAGCTTGAAGCCGAATACGACCAGCTCACCTCAGACCAGGCCATCGAGGAGGGAATCATCGTCAACGCGTATACGTTCACGGAAGGAGGGCGGCGGTTTGGGTGA
- a CDS encoding Abi family protein, which translates to MVTNIISQERLTKYLVAAGHNPDRALALYGWNIQLSEAFFPVLSAAEVSLRNIIVARLIALYGPQWWDDPAFLLQIKSGGKRIVKTARDKLVTTGAVTSGRMTAELNFGFWVKMLLPRHEPVFWASLHADFPHLPGPVSYAQLYKRCDDVREFRNRVFHHEPILHRNITAEYSQIMELIKWLSPDKAIWIKQYSRVMTVVRQKP; encoded by the coding sequence TTGGTAACAAATATAATTTCTCAAGAACGTCTCACGAAGTACCTCGTTGCTGCTGGTCACAATCCAGATCGCGCTCTGGCCCTCTATGGCTGGAACATTCAGCTCAGTGAGGCTTTCTTCCCTGTACTGAGCGCAGCCGAGGTCAGTCTAAGGAATATAATCGTCGCTCGCCTCATCGCGCTCTATGGTCCGCAATGGTGGGATGACCCTGCCTTTCTCTTGCAGATCAAGAGCGGCGGCAAGCGCATAGTAAAAACAGCACGCGACAAGCTCGTCACAACGGGCGCGGTTACCTCAGGGCGAATGACCGCAGAGCTCAATTTTGGATTCTGGGTGAAAATGCTGCTGCCAAGGCACGAACCCGTCTTCTGGGCAAGTCTGCATGCAGACTTCCCTCACCTGCCGGGGCCTGTTTCCTATGCACAACTATACAAGCGCTGTGACGATGTCCGTGAATTCCGCAACCGCGTCTTTCATCATGAGCCAATTCTTCATCGAAATATCACCGCTGAGTATAGTCAGATCATGGAACTGATTAAATGGTTGAGCCCAGATAAGGCCATCTGGATCAAACAATATTCCCGGGTCATGACGGTCGTGCGGCAGAAGCCGTGA